Proteins from a genomic interval of Bifidobacterium longum subsp. infantis ATCC 15697 = JCM 1222 = DSM 20088:
- a CDS encoding 5-formyltetrahydrofolate cyclo-ligase, producing MSEVGSGMNIGSDYSGTEKTEKTDKATLRHHILSRRKRIPAEECGAAGELLVRRFPAHMIQDGPTVAAYVSMGSEIETRPLLRWLLAHGCHVLVPRLGSGLEIGWSVLDSLESLRSMDAVGGANNAGSCSSPSTVHHGPDEPSSSTVHHRPDEPTGAVLPPEALEKADLVIAPALAVDPQGNRLGRGAGWYDRALARRKPACPLIAVCWPWEVLDTDLPAEPHDVPADGVLTPEGYRRLSSSGRLS from the coding sequence ATGAGCGAAGTGGGCAGTGGCATGAATATCGGCAGCGACTACAGCGGCACAGAGAAAACAGAGAAGACGGATAAAGCGACGCTGCGCCACCATATACTGTCTCGGCGCAAGCGCATTCCAGCGGAAGAATGCGGAGCGGCCGGTGAATTGCTGGTGCGACGGTTCCCAGCACACATGATTCAGGATGGTCCCACAGTGGCGGCATATGTGTCGATGGGTTCGGAAATCGAAACCCGGCCACTGTTGCGATGGCTGCTGGCCCATGGCTGCCACGTGTTGGTGCCACGGTTGGGGTCTGGGTTGGAAATTGGCTGGAGTGTGCTGGATTCATTGGAATCCTTGCGCTCGATGGATGCAGTGGGTGGCGCGAACAATGCCGGTAGCTGCAGCTCTCCCAGCACCGTCCATCACGGACCCGATGAGCCATCCTCTAGCACCGTCCATCACAGACCGGACGAGCCAACTGGCGCAGTTCTACCGCCCGAAGCGTTGGAGAAGGCCGATCTGGTCATCGCTCCGGCTTTGGCAGTGGACCCGCAGGGCAATCGTCTGGGGCGTGGTGCCGGCTGGTATGACCGGGCCTTGGCTCGCCGCAAGCCCGCATGTCCCCTGATTGCGGTGTGCTGGCCGTGGGAGGTGTTGGACACCGATTTGCCGGCCGAACCACATGATGTGCCGGCCGACGGAGTGCTGACGCCGGAGGGATACCGGCGACTTAGCTCATCGGGCCGGTTGAGCTGA
- a CDS encoding GNAT family N-acetyltransferase, with translation MATIRAVSVFQSIKEAFKLDHQIRPPRLTHPGFPIVLRPLTMDDEDGWNEVRWRNNDWLAPWESGDPMRGGSITFNQWVQRQRRNEQHGVGVIFAIEYQMRIVGQISLGAIAYGAMRTGVVGYWVDQRYAGHGFAPMALAMLADWALGDPFGPALHRLEIAILPDNARSLAVVRKVGAHHEGLRERYMYVNGQWRDHVTFALLAEDMRQGFAARLAAAGSR, from the coding sequence ATGGCTACAATAAGGGCCGTGTCAGTTTTCCAGTCGATTAAAGAGGCGTTCAAGCTGGACCACCAGATTCGCCCGCCACGTCTCACCCATCCCGGTTTTCCGATAGTCCTGCGCCCCCTGACCATGGATGATGAGGACGGCTGGAACGAAGTGCGCTGGCGCAACAACGACTGGCTGGCACCTTGGGAATCCGGTGACCCGATGCGTGGCGGCTCCATCACATTCAATCAATGGGTGCAGCGGCAGCGCCGTAACGAGCAGCATGGCGTCGGCGTGATCTTCGCCATCGAATACCAGATGCGTATCGTCGGCCAGATTTCGTTGGGCGCCATAGCGTATGGTGCCATGCGTACCGGCGTGGTTGGCTATTGGGTCGATCAACGGTACGCCGGCCACGGATTCGCGCCGATGGCACTGGCTATGCTTGCCGATTGGGCGCTCGGAGACCCATTCGGGCCCGCGTTGCATCGGCTGGAAATCGCCATTCTGCCGGATAATGCGCGTTCTTTGGCTGTGGTGCGTAAGGTCGGAGCCCATCATGAGGGACTGCGCGAGCGGTATATGTATGTAAATGGCCAGTGGCGCGATCACGTAACGTTTGCGCTGTTGGCTGAAGATATGAGGCAAGGGTTCGCCGCCAGACTCGCCGCCGCCGGTTCCAGATAA
- the groES gene encoding co-chaperone GroES, with protein MSIKLTPLEDKIIVKQAEAQTQTASGLYIPDNAKEKPQQGEVLAVGPGRRDDKGERIPMDVKVGDKVLYSKYGGTEVHYEGEDYLIVGARDILAILG; from the coding sequence GTGTCGATTAAGCTCACACCGTTGGAAGACAAGATCATCGTCAAGCAGGCCGAGGCCCAGACCCAGACCGCTTCCGGTCTGTATATTCCGGACAACGCCAAGGAGAAGCCGCAGCAGGGTGAAGTCCTGGCCGTTGGCCCGGGCCGTCGTGACGACAAGGGCGAGCGCATCCCGATGGATGTCAAGGTCGGCGACAAGGTGCTGTACTCCAAGTACGGCGGCACCGAAGTCCACTACGAGGGTGAGGACTACCTCATCGTCGGCGCCCGCGACATTCTCGCCATCCTCGGCTGA
- a CDS encoding FmdB family zinc ribbon protein, giving the protein MPTYHYRCKNCDYDFTEQQSFNDDPITVCPKCSQEQVHKVYSAVPIEFKGHGFYRTDKSGK; this is encoded by the coding sequence TTGCCTACCTATCATTACCGTTGCAAGAACTGCGACTATGACTTCACCGAACAGCAGTCGTTCAATGACGACCCGATTACCGTGTGCCCCAAGTGCTCGCAGGAGCAGGTGCACAAGGTGTATTCCGCCGTGCCGATTGAGTTCAAGGGTCACGGATTCTACCGCACCGACAAATCCGGCAAGTAA
- a CDS encoding SAF domain-containing protein yields the protein MADALRRLTAALCVGLAVLFGLEAVLAVVETEPMVVAARSIRRGDIILAVDVQLAAMPVSAIGPSWAGNIEDVVGKVAQIDIEAADPISTHMARDAPVTPTGTTVIEVRLASSVDDVLAGDRVRLVSAVGCEGADCTLAENATVMNVGKPDTTGALGVNDRLVSFAMPPEAAAKVMELQQAGAIMAVVR from the coding sequence ATGGCGGATGCCTTGCGCCGACTTACTGCTGCGTTGTGCGTGGGACTCGCAGTGTTGTTTGGGCTTGAAGCCGTATTGGCCGTGGTAGAGACCGAGCCGATGGTGGTGGCCGCTCGTTCGATTCGACGGGGTGACATTATTCTGGCCGTCGACGTTCAGTTGGCTGCTATGCCGGTATCTGCGATAGGCCCGTCTTGGGCGGGCAATATTGAGGATGTGGTGGGCAAGGTGGCGCAAATCGATATCGAAGCAGCCGATCCCATTTCCACGCATATGGCCAGAGATGCGCCCGTAACACCGACCGGCACTACGGTGATTGAAGTCCGCTTGGCCAGTAGCGTCGACGATGTATTGGCCGGCGATCGGGTGAGACTGGTTTCCGCCGTCGGTTGCGAAGGTGCCGATTGCACGCTGGCCGAGAATGCCACGGTGATGAATGTCGGCAAACCGGATACGACTGGCGCATTGGGAGTCAACGACCGACTGGTGTCGTTCGCAATGCCACCGGAGGCCGCGGCCAAGGTTATGGAGCTGCAACAGGCCGGAGCGATTATGGCCGTTGTGCGCTAG